The following are encoded together in the Juglans microcarpa x Juglans regia isolate MS1-56 chromosome 2D, Jm3101_v1.0, whole genome shotgun sequence genome:
- the LOC121250686 gene encoding GDSL esterase/lipase At5g14450-like: MEVLRVLFGAWILVSWVLSVLGEGVRGALPCDFPAIYNFGDSNSDTGGIFAAFYPAGPPSGETFFHQPAGRGSDGRLIIDFIAKGLGLPYLSAYLDSVGTSFRHGANFATGGSTIRRLNESFFVTGVSPFSLDIQIVQFGQFRARTSNLYNQAKKESQRRNLPRPEDFSKALYTFDIGQNDIAAGFRTMSNEQFKAVIPDIIDQFAAAVQHLYQEGARAFWIHNTGPIGCLAVTLNYYHRPLSGILDQHGCVIAQNNMAEKFNRELKKSIISLREQLPDATLTYVDVFAAKYKLIRNAKKEGFLDARNICCGYHEDGSHVWCGSKAKINGSEVYAGSCEDPSRYISWDGVHYTEAANYWVANHITDGSFSDPPLSITNACRKGRSL, translated from the exons ATGGAAGTTCTAAGAGTACTTTTTGGTGCTTGGATTTTAGTTTCATGGGTTTTGAGTGTGTTAGGTGAGGGAGTGAGAGGTGCATTGCCTTGTGATTTTCCTGCTATCTACAACTTTGGTGACTCAAATTCAGATACTGGTGGGATATTTGCAGCATTTTACCCAGCAGGGCCGCCATCTGGCGAGACGTTTTTCCATCAGCCGGCCGGAAGAGGCTCCGATGGACGTCTCATCATAGATTTTATTG cCAAAGGCCTTGGATTGCCATACTTGAGTGCATATCTAGATTCAGTTGGAACAAGTTTCAGGCACGGTGCAAATTTTGCCACAGGAGGCTCAACCATTAGGCGGCTTAACGAATCGTTCTTTGTGACTGGCGTAAGTCCATTCTCTCTTGATATCCAGATTGTGCAATTTGGCCAGTTCAGGGCACGCACCAGCAATCTCTACAATCAAG CCAAGAAAGAGTCCCAGAGAAGAAATCTCCCAAGACCTGAGGACTTCTCAAAGGCTCTTTATACATTTGACATTGGGCAAAATGATATTGCTGCTGGTTTTAGAACAATGAGCAATGAGCAATTTAAAGCAGTAATCCCTGACATCATTGACCAGTTTGCTGCAGCAGTCCAA CATCTGTACCAAGAAGGGGCAAGAGCATTTTGGATACATAACACAGGCCCCATTGGCTGCTTGGCAGTGACCCTAAACTACTACCACCGCCCACTTTCTGGCATTCTTGACCAACATGGGTGCGTCATAGCTCAAAATAACATGGCTGAAAAGTTCAATAGGGAGCTTAAAAAGAGTATCATCAGCCTAAGGGAACAGCTACCTGATGCTACCTTAACATATGTGGATGTCTTTGCAGCGAAGTATAAACTAATCAGAAATGCAAAGAAGGAAG GATTTCTTGACGCAAGAAACATTTGCTGTGGTTATCACGAGGATGGCAGCCATGTGTGGTGTGGGAGCAAGGCAAAGATAAATGGCAGTGAAGTGTATGCTGGTTCTTGTGAAGATCCTTCCAGGTATATTAGCTGGGATGGTGTTCACTACACCGAGGCTGCAAATTATTGGGTTGCAAATCACATAACCGACGGTTCATTCTCAGACCCACCATTGTCAATCACAAATGCATGTCGTAAGGGCCGATCTTTGTGA
- the LOC121250834 gene encoding surfeit locus protein 2-like — MAKSEEKPSKKEGANLLGAPTFTELDNGRFKCVETGHEVLAKDRESYSHSKRCRLGLIGFSLSQNKPPLNMFKQDPLSRSKLICKLTGDTINKSEEHIWKHINGKRFLNKLEVKEAERLSSDGIVEEQGEQKPQKASKPSTDGLKKKKKKKKKKKKKNDKNEDKAKEVDDIISEVRNLSDEEEIDSEDADFWMPPVGERWDFDDGGDRWCSGSESGQESDEVNAMDGSAEEGGKETEELPKQTKRTSIEIGPSSFASRKKSKKHTN; from the exons ATGGCGAAGAGCGAAGAGAAGCCGTCGAAGAAGGAAGGGGCCAACTTGCTGGGCGCGCCTACCTTCACGGAGCTCGATAATGGACGGTTTAAGTGCGTGGAGACTGGCCACGAAGTGCTCGCCAAAGACAGGGAATCCTACTCTCATTCCAAACGCTGCCGTTTGGGTCTCATCGGCTTCAGTTTGTCCCAAAACAAACCTCCTCTCAATATGTTCAAGCAAGACCCTCTCTCCCG TTCGAAGTTGATATGTAAGCTGACAGGAGACACCATAAATAAGTCTGAGGAACATATATGGAAGCACATCAATGGCAAACGATTCCTCAACAAACTAG AGGTAAAGGAAGCAGAAAGGCTATCCTCGGACGGAATAGTAGAAGAGCAGGGTGAGCAGAAGCCACAAAAAGCATCAAAGCCATCCACAGAtggtttgaagaagaagaagaagaagaagaagaaaaagaagaagaagaatgacaaaaatgagGATAAAGCCAAAGAAGTTGATGATATCATCTCTGAAGTTAGGAATTTGTCTGATGAGGAGGAGATTGATTCAGAAGATGCAGATTTCTGGATGCCTCCTGTGGGAGAACGCTGGGATTTTGATGATGGTGGAGATCGATGGTGTTCTGGTTCAGAGTCAGGGCAGGAAAGTGACGAGGTTAATGCAATGG ATGGTTCAGCTGAAGAAGGCGGCAAGGAGACAGAAGAGCTACCCAAGCA GACAAAAAGAACGTCCATTGAAATTGGACCTAGCAGTTTTGCTTCAAGGAAGAAGAGTAAGAAACACACAAATTAA